Proteins encoded by one window of Filimonas effusa:
- a CDS encoding sugar O-acetyltransferase, with amino-acid sequence MMSEKEKAQRGELYDANYDAELIQEREVAKTLCYTYNQLPPASKQEREKLLRQLLGVTGQSFLVEQPFYCDYGYNIEIGENFYSNVNCVILDCAKVSFGDNVFIAPNCGFYTAGHPLDVERRNKGLEYAYPIRVGNNVWIGANTVVLPGVTIGDNTVIGAGSVVTKDIPANVVAVGNPCRVVKELQ; translated from the coding sequence ATGATGAGTGAAAAAGAAAAAGCACAGAGGGGAGAATTGTATGATGCCAATTATGATGCGGAGCTGATACAGGAAAGAGAAGTTGCCAAGACGCTATGCTATACTTATAACCAATTGCCTCCTGCATCGAAGCAAGAACGGGAGAAGCTATTGCGACAGTTGTTAGGTGTAACAGGGCAGTCGTTTTTGGTAGAGCAGCCTTTTTATTGTGATTACGGTTACAATATTGAAATAGGCGAGAACTTTTACTCCAATGTCAACTGCGTTATACTTGACTGTGCGAAGGTCAGTTTTGGCGACAACGTGTTTATAGCACCTAACTGCGGTTTTTATACAGCAGGTCACCCGCTGGATGTGGAGCGGCGCAATAAGGGGCTTGAGTATGCTTATCCCATACGGGTTGGCAACAATGTATGGATAGGAGCTAATACAGTGGTTCTTCCCGGGGTTACTATCGGAGACAATACTGTAATAGGCGCTGGTTCTGTAGTGACGAAGGATATACCTGCCAATGTTGTGGCTGTTGGTAACCCGTGCCGTGTAGTGAAAGAACTACAATGA